In one Caldanaerovirga acetigignens genomic region, the following are encoded:
- a CDS encoding reverse transcriptase domain-containing protein, which yields METIEGTPLGEPLSSLLATSLLNEQDKELEKREHKFVRYADDCNIYVRNKRAGERVI from the coding sequence ATGGAAACAATAGAAGGGACACCTCTGGGAGAACCGCTAAGTTCACTTCTAGCAACATCACTACTAAATGAGCAGGACAAAGAACTGGAAAAGAGGGAGCATAAATTTGTCCGTTACGCCGATGACTGCAACATCTATGTAAGGAACAAACGGGCCGGAGAAAGAGTTATATAA
- a CDS encoding group II intron maturase-specific domain-containing protein — MGYFVLVEIPNVFKDLEGWICWRLRMILWKQWK, encoded by the coding sequence ATGGGATACTTTGTCCTGGTCGAAATACCCAACGTATTCAAGGATTTGGAAGGCTGGATATGCTGGAGGTTACGGATGATCCTTTGGAAGCAGTGGAAGTGA